The following are from one region of the Pocillopora verrucosa isolate sample1 chromosome 3, ASM3666991v2, whole genome shotgun sequence genome:
- the LOC131799447 gene encoding QRFP-like peptide receptor translates to MDQDDNISTSNSSYGQNTTLTLDLASDCIPWLVISITECLAIVICNLITVIVFVKQRQLQRRSTYLIIHQAIVDLLFGAVSGPVIISDLLGSYCDLWKYNTEIFPLANLFPVTSIVNLAVISLERLHATFSPFKHRFVKKWVYGVVIGTIWLMTSSRETVQVIVYNTESVVSPVTIAISPYTNCSVSLLVICICYISIFIKVRRSSNPQRHGAINRERKLTATLLWVTLASLLTWLPFIVFSLNTNALNLRSFFHIRMTLAALVGANSLLNPIVYALRMPDFRDGICRIFRRTPRQIAPGSLPRRNPLHTSRLDDDA, encoded by the coding sequence ATGGATCAAGACGACAATATCAGTACTTCAAACAGCAGTTACGGACAGAACACGACGTTAACCCTGGATCTTGCCTCAGACTGTATCCCATGGCTCGTGATATCCATAACTGAGTGCTTGGCCATAGTCATCTGCAATTTGATCACCGTTATCGTGTTCGTAAAGCAGCGTCAGCTACAGCGTCGGAGCACATACTTGATCATCCATCAGGCAATAGTCGATCTATTATTTGGTGCAGTTTCCGGTCCTGTGATTATTAGTGATCTATTGGGGTCTTACTGTGATTTATGGAAGTACAATACTGAAATCTTTCCATTAGCAAACCTTTTTCCAGTGACTTCTATTGTTAATCTCGCAGTCATTTCATTGGAAAGACTGCATGCAACATTCTCTCCATTTAAGCATCGCTTTGTcaagaaatgggtttatggaGTAGTAATTGGTACTATCTGGTTAATGACTTCATCGAGGGAGACTGTTCAAGTTATCGTATATAATACAGAAAGTGTCGTGTCTCCTGTCACCATTGCAATCTCGCCATACACAAATTGTTCAGTTTCTCTTTTAGTCATCTGCATCTGTTATATTTCAATCTTTATAAAAGTTCGACGCAGCTCTAATCCTCAACGCCACGGTGCAAtcaacagagaaagaaaactgacagcTACGTTACTTTGGGTTACGCTTGCATCGTTACTGACATGGCTGCCATTTATTGTATTTAGCCTAAATACAAACGCTCTTAACTTGAGGTCTTTCTTTCATATCAGGATGACACTGGCGGCGCTAGTTGGTGCCAATTCCTTGTTAAATCCAATTGTGTATGCCCTCAGGATGCCTGATTTTCGAGATGGAATATGTCGAATATTCCGTAGGACTCCAAGGCAAATCGCTCCAGGCAGTTTACCGCGTCGAAATCCTCTGCACACGAGTAGACTAGATGATGATGCCTGA